AATTAGAAAAGGGGAGTAAAAATTAAAAAAGGCAACAACTCTTTTAGTTGTGTAAGCGTATCGAAACACGTACAAGCCCCATTGCAGTTATTTCACTTAAATGCACATCTTTAGCAGGATGCTGTTGATTGTGGCTTACTAACTTAATATAATCATCACCTAAGTCAGATTGTTGTACCAATTTTATTGTTTTCATAGTTGTACTATCATCAATCTTAATAGCTAATAGATATAAATCGCCAAAGAAAATTTTTTGACGATTTATATCTATTTTTTTATAAGTAATAATATCACCTGCTTTTAACACCGGATGCATACTGTCTCCAGTGGCATATATTGCACCATCAGATGAAGGTATGTTTGGAATTGATATATAATCAATAATTTTTTCTTCATCTAAATTTATCTCATTTACCATAGGCACTATACCTATCGTTTTTTCAAGATTAAACAGAGGAACTTTTCGAATATCAAGCACATCATTCGCTTTTTGGATGCTGTGTACAGGCGAAGTAACAAGGCTTTGTAGTTCTTTTAGCATAGAGCCATTCCCTGTTATGAGCCATTCGAGGTTAATTTCAGAGTAAACTGCGATAATTTTAGCTAAAAACACATCAGAAACAGTCGCTTTTAGTTTATCAGAATCCAAAAAACCACGTTTTATAGTAGTTTTTTCTAAAAATTCTTTTGTTGTAACGCCTTGTTGCTCAATAAAATATATTATTCTTTCTTTTGTAGTAGCGAAATTCATCGTAAATAATTTTTTTTGCGATGATTATCGCTTATATTGCATTAGACAACT
This region of Flavobacterium pisciphilum genomic DNA includes:
- a CDS encoding S24 family peptidase is translated as MNFATTKERIIYFIEQQGVTTKEFLEKTTIKRGFLDSDKLKATVSDVFLAKIIAVYSEINLEWLITGNGSMLKELQSLVTSPVHSIQKANDVLDIRKVPLFNLEKTIGIVPMVNEINLDEEKIIDYISIPNIPSSDGAIYATGDSMHPVLKAGDIITYKKIDINRQKIFFGDLYLLAIKIDDSTTMKTIKLVQQSDLGDDYIKLVSHNQQHPAKDVHLSEITAMGLVRVSIRLHN